The Plasmodium brasilianum strain Bolivian I chromosome 6, whole genome shotgun sequence genomic interval GTCAATAGAAGCAAAAAACgagaaaaatttagaaaatgaTATCACAGTTAATGATTACAGTACTGAGGATAGCGATCTCTTAACAGGTAATGATAACAATTTggaaaaagtaataataacttcacaaaataaaaatctcGAGTTAAGGAAGAAGTTATCATTTTGGCAAATATACAGCTTAAGAGTTAAAAAGAGcctacatttatttaatttacgTGATTTTGCGTTGATTCTTCAGTCTTTTCATTTGTATAACAAGGATACCGGTAATTTCGATCGAAGCATCGATTTCCGTTTCTGTTTATGTTtctatttgtatttatattttttttttttttttttgtccttttacatatttaacaTTTCGTTGAAATAAATACGTGAATAGGTGTATGCATACATGTGATTTTTTCCTATATTATATGCTGTTATATTgcaatttatctttttttttatatttttttttttttttccatttttctactttgctattttttccatttttttgtattttttgtatttataggAATTTATGTGTCAAGTGTAAAACACATTGACAGGCAAGTCGCCTCAATGAATGGAATTTCGTTCGTGataattttaaacattttgaGCAAGagattaaaaaagaataactaCAACGATTTTTTCAAGAAAATGATGAATTATTTGCCGAACGTTATATAcgaattaaatatacaagaTATGAACAACATTTTAAACTGTTTTTACAATTTAGAGTTAAGTAATACAAAAGTCTGTGAAATGTTTTGTCCgaaaattatatcaaatttAGACAAAGTAGAAGATACTTATACCCTTTCAtctttatgttatattttctataaatatgactttgaaaatttacatttttttgaatgtttaaaaaaaagaggactGTGTTTACTGAATGATTTTGATGCGACTGAGTTTTATAGgttcatattttcattatataaaaaaaatatttgcttaaaagatattattgagaaaaagaaaaatgacgtttttacttttttgtcTAATTACAATGATGAGgagaaattatttatgtgtaaATTTTTCGGGATAAAATGATGCTACGCCGAGTCTTTTGAGCTgtattgtatgtatgtatgtatatatgttatgtgtatgtatttgtatatatagatatatatgtgtatatgttgGCGTATATAAGTGTAttagtatttatttatgcatatatattgtatgtgTTATCACTGGAGCATAGTATAATTGTTTTGTCGAATAACATACCAATTTTTTGTAgataaattaagaaattatttttattataattgtgAATAGTGTATTTGTCTATTTGGATTTTATTAAGGCGTTTAAAAGTGCTGGCACAAATGGGAAAGAGGTTAAAAATGACTGCTCAGTAGAGTatgaatagaaaaattagagaagaaaaattatttgagaaaattaaaattgttacactgaaattatttgtatatgagCATtcatctatctatctatctatctatttatatatatatatacatatatatatatatatgtatgtgtgtgacATGACTATTCATGtttaagaataatttttatggtCTTCATGTTGTTGCTCTTTTAGCTTATTAAATTTGcgtcttaattttttttttttttatatttgccATATTTGTTACTgcagtataatatattcctgAGTTATTAATGCttgaatttttttagtattgacagaaaaaataaataggcGTAGAAAGGGAAATGttactaaatattttttcgcGTTCACATGAATGCAAGaatagtacaaaaaaaaaaaaaaaaaaaaaaagattttttgcTGCTTCATCTTGCTgcgttcattttttttacttatttttcgTCCGCTTCTTTATATTACTCATTATTTGTCCATTTATTCCCcatttattgtttatttgttaCTCAATTTTTATCCACTATTTATCTGTGCCTTCCCTTTAACCGAACAAACATATGCACGTGTGCACTGTTCCCAAAAGATGAATCACAAAATcgatatttttttgtacatttgtaaaatggaaaataaattaaaggtAGAGAAAGACTTAATAAAGAAACTTATACCAACACAAAAAAAGTTCAGTAAAAATATGGTAGTTAAATATGTTTTGTATAACtataaaacgaaaaaatctttaataaaaaaaaattggaatattaattacattttGAATAAGAcaaagaagaagaggaaaaacAAGGAAGCTGCACATGATAAGAACATATCTGACAAACTTGATGGTGAAAAGAAGGAAGTAACACACGAGCACAATTTTACTGACTCGCATGGAAATCCTATGAACAATttattaattgaaaaaagtaGTGgagtaaataataattcaagttcttataaaaaattgcttAACAAGATAATCcgaaatgtaaaaaatggaagaaataCGACCATAGTAAATACTGGTAATGACAAATGGGAATTGTGTGTATATAGgcatacaaatatgtataaataaatagatgtataatatatataggcatataattatgtatatataaatatatacatactacctatatatatatatatatatatatatatatatatatatataatatatatatatatatgtgcatatgtgttAAAAGGAGTACATTTCTAATACTCTCGAATTGTGAATATAGTATATGCTTTAAGTATCCCCTCTTTAATTCATAATTGTTCCTCgtgtttttacttttttcttttcttttttttcttatctaTACAAAActattcttatataaaattcgttacattaaaatttaaagggGTAGACACACAGAAGGGTGAAAAAAATGTCTTTCTTTATGGTCACTtgtttaagaaatatttaggCAACGGTGAGCAATGTTTATATCTTTAACTGTGTATTCACAAGCGCAGTTTaacacgtatatacataaatatatatatgtgtgtatatatgtgggtatatatgtgtatatatgtgtgtgtatatatgtgtatatatatgtgtatatatatgtgtatatatatgtgtatatatatgtgtatatatatgtgtatatatatgtgtatatatatgtgtatatatatgtgtatatatatttatgtacatgctTGTGCGGAGGGTGATTATATACTGTGCTCCACTGCAAGTTCACCTAGCTTACaattgtttaaaaataataaattgaacaaaattaatattaaaagggataaaaaaacaaaaagttataatttttaggcaataaaaaaagaggggGAAATGTGGAAATGTCAAAATGTGGTGAGACAGAGGAACATATTAACAAACAGAATATAGAAGAGTTAGAAGAagtgaagaaaaataaaatatcagaggaaaatttaaaaggaGATTGTGCTGTTaagaaaagcaaaaatagCTATGAAAAGAGTAAAATGTTTGAagactatttaaaaaaaaagagaggaCTAATTTTAGACATATATGATTATGTTGTAATATTGAACAATGAgagtaattataaaatgtgtCATCCTTCATTAATATGTTTTGTATAACtggcaatatttttttttttttttttttttctctaaatttattttgtactgtatccttttttattctagCATTGTTCTTAcaaattcaattttttttttttttaacagacACTAAAATATCAATTTCATCATGGGCATacaaaaatagcaaaataatCGATATGATAAAAGTAAAGTCTTTTAAGGAAACAAATAGAAAAAGTAATAGAAGTAATAAAACAACCCCCTTTTGTCATAgatgttttataaaaaaatattttgacaGTACTAATTTTAATTACCCCAAATGTTGTAAAAATTTACCCGCAAAAAAGGTAGTAAAAAATGGAGAACATTTGAGGGAATGTTTGAAACGCATTATTAGGAAGTGTgtagaaataattaaaagagGAAGAGGAAAAACACTTAACGtatgctttatttttaagtataaaatTACCATAAACAATCAACATACATCTATACATCTGATTAATTTTCCTCTTTGTAATatagaaaagaataaaattttttataatagcaataatgaGAAAAcgttactatttttatttaataaaaagattataaactcggtaaaaaatattaatgattattctaattttatatttccttttaacAATTCGCAAGAGTGTCAGAGAGCTcttaatttaaagaaaaaaattatttattttgttagtCATCGAAAATGCCTCTTtgaaaaggaggaaaaaGTTGGAACAAATGAAACCCTCATAGATATCCAACAAAAAGAAGACAGTATTTTAAACGATTATTATACAACTAaagaaatgaataataataggGAGAAAACATTTAcgaagtataataaaaaagaaataatttttcatatgcaTCTTTTCGAAATACTAATTAgacttatatttaaaaattcgaAAACAtactttacattttttatcagTGAACAAACCTATGATTTTGagttttacaaaaatatatattatcttaaTTTAAGCAAAGTTGTTAATGTGAAAATAAAACTGAAGAAGGATATGAAAAGAAggatgataaaaaaagtCAAAAAAAAGGCTAATAAAAAAgtcaaaaaaaagatgaaaaaagaaaaaaataataaaacaacagAAAAAAGGAACATTTTATGTAGTAACGATGGGGGAAGTCTGTTTAATACCttgttaaaagaaaatgatgattgcaaaaatataataaatgaaaaggataaaaaaatatttaatttacaaaACGAGGTGcaagaaaagaataaaatagtatCAAATCTTGAAAtggaaattacaaaatataaaagcgaacattttgaaaagatcaaaattatagaaagtttgaaaaacaaaatctcaaaaaaagaagcaacTATATATGATAATTCTATAGATGATCAAGTAATGAAAAATTCTAATTAtgtaaagaaattatataatgaaaataatttattaaaggaaaaaatgaaaaggttAAACAGTTCAATTAAGAAGGACaaaatttattcaaataCGATTGGAACGCTTCCTAACACGAAAGAAAGTTCTAAGGCCATCATACCCTCAACTACTGAGGTGAATGATTATATGTACAACAGAAACATTGTAATAAACAAGATAAGATGTTGACACAACACTTAATAATTGTTTTATgctcttctttattttccatCAGAATGCGAAAGAAAAAGATCAAAACGACAAATTAAGTTTTTTTCTGAAAGCTTTTTTAGATACGGAACAGAAATTATACGTAAGAtaaatgtcttttttttactgCAACTAATTACGCACCTTTTTgcatttcttatatatatcaatatgtTGATGTACATGTAAGAAATTAAGCGCGTGTGCATCCGTTAACACATGAACATAAAGACGTATGCACACTTCATCACATAACTGCATAACCGCATAACCGCATAGCCGCATAGCCGCATAACCGTATGACTACATGCCCACAAATTACCGTTTGTGAATTTTATTAGACAGCTGATGTAGTAATAAACACCCAGAAGGAAATCATAGCAAGAattaaaaaggagaaaaataattattttgagGAAGTGGAAAGGAGAAAAACTGTTTTTGTAATATGAACGATGATAAGCCTTGCGTAACTAAGAGCGTTTTTATTTGCATAGTTATAGGTCTATGTAAGGCATACTACCCCTTTAATGCATGAGCAGAAAGAAGCAAAATTACCAACACTGTTATTTCTCTTTCACAGAAAAAGGAAATGGAAAGATCTCTGGATTTTATATACTCCATTTGTgaagatataaaaacaaagaaagaaaagatatGCTTAAcgaatagaataaataaattacatgATTCTATAAATGTAGGATAAcaaaaatactaaaaataaatgctttAAAAATTCTACTCTTTAATTAAgtacatattcatatgtatacacttctctgtatgtacatacatatatttatatatatacatattcttttacatttttacatgtatatgctGAAACTGCTTATGACCTTTTTAGGACTTTTTAggtaaatttgaaaaaaattattagaagGTATGAAAAGTCATCTGCACAAAAAAGAATGGAATACAAAACTTCTGACATGGAAACATTTTTTCCCAAATAACGTGGCTagaatgggaaaaaaaaaaaaacatagatCTAGATGGAAATATGAGAACGGTATATTAACTTCTATATCTGCTTGAATTGACACATTTGCGTAAACATAAACAGGATCACATATGCGAAGATAAATACAGgaacaaatgaatatattgaTGCATCTCTTTTAagctttatttaaaaaaaaaaattttatcacaGTGAATTTGTtgagataaatatatacttattgaATAATGAGCGTATGCTCAATTGAAGACCCTTATCAACAAATTTTTAGGATGCCCTTTGATTAcctacttttaaaaaattaaacattaATTTGGTCAAATAAGAATAaacagaattttttttttttttttttttttttttttgaatggTACCATATCTATATACTCGTTGATGATctccatatatattataaaatttaaaagacaTGCATTTTCCCCTATGgcattaaacaaaatatttttactattttttctttaataaaaaaactcaACGTGGAATTAAATATAGCATTGCAAATATTTAAGGTAATTTCTGTTTGATCCtctttacataaaataaaaaggtacGAATAATAGGAGcacctttttcttttgtctCTGCacattatgtacatattatatatatggtatatatgtatccaTTATATACGCATgatcataatattattagatGTTTAGTTATGTGTAGGGTACACAAATAAAGTGTTAACACTATACAATGCGGTtaacacacatacatatatatatatatatgaacgtaTAAATATTCAGACGATACGAAAACACCAAGGGacttacaaaataattttttgaaagtCTGTAAAATGTTGTGTATACGAAAAAGCATGTGATGCCTCTGTTTAAGtcattcatttttcaaagagcaaaaattaacctcaattatttttccttatatgGTGTGGAACGATAAACGAAAAGAGTAAACTTTTTATATGTGCTTATTCATTATTCTTAAGTTTACTATTACACAATAAAAAagctaataaaaataaacattaacTGCAAATATAGGGGgatctttaaaatatacgtATTCCCAAAGGTTATACATGCTAATTAACgttacaaatgaaaaaaaaaaaaaaggataagaattaaatattatgtgtTTTAATAGACGCTTAATTACTGttacaaaatatgaaaataaattcatacattttgcaataattatgaaaaggCATAAACACTTAattgtataatattatttcgtTTCAGTTTACTTTTAGTAGCCACCCTTGTCCGTTAATgcaaatatttcataaataaattatatatatcctgTTTAAGcttagcatatatatattaaataataaacttaAAACTTGAATTATTccaaatatttacaaatgtatcatttaaatatatgtatgcagtttcattattttttaaaaaaaactaaaaagaGAGAgtgatattataatatttattcgtTTTTTATGGCAATGTTAATATACATAGTTATTAGCATTTTATGCGaaagttaatatatttcttcgtattttttatgtaaaccATTTTGctcatatattttcaaagtACATGCAAAGGATATTTATCTCATGAAAGTTAAGGCACTAAAGGTTCTCTAAAAAAAGTTTTCGCTCCTAAAAAGGAAATGTACAATTtttgtgtacatataattaagATACCACCTAATATTTatgaactttttaaaatcgttctttttatacatttctcttttttttttttattcaaatttattaaaaattatcttGAAAAATACAACTTAAAAGTATTttagtacaaaaaaaaaaaaaaataaataaataatataataacagtaaaattgttaaaatatataatcaaccttatatatattttttaatgtttttaattttttttcctatttttatgaatatgtagcgcaaaaattaatacgaaaatcatttgtatatacaaTTAACAGAAGGGGTGTATAGTATACCGTAGTATGTTTTTCTaattaatacaatatatatgtaatatatatatattttttatttttttttactgcaTGCGGTACTAGCATatggtatatataattgaatattaaaaaaaaagagaatataGGTTTATACATAAGTGATATGATCCTAGTTATTATGGGtgatttattacataaatatatatgtatgtatgtatacatatataatttgccGTATAATAATCtagttattttttaaagtatgtATTAAgcctatttttttcttcactGCTACGAAATgatgttttattaatttcattttaaaaaattaaaattaaaaaaaaaacatatatttttccccttataataaaatatatatataatattatgcatatttatatatattagtatatgtatgttacttttatatataaaacaaattaaaatgtttaaataaacatttttacaatattaagAAGGAATgtaattttgaatttttattttaacacatttatttatatttattgaatttaatgaaaaatatttgcaaaatatttgcaaaatatttgaatattattttaaaaagagttaatatttaagtactgtaattttttagaataatattatatggtatatatatcttttaggTTGTTACAAttgtagtaataaaaatatatatatatatatatatatatatatatatatatatatatatatataatatatattaatatataggcTGATACTTGTgttattgttaatttataaacatatatatttttatatatgtatatactgaAGAATACCTTGAATTGATTTCAAGATATAACGTATAtactgcatatatataaaaattcgCTTAAATTTtgtgataatattattttagtaTCCTAGTTTAATTTACGATTAttgaagtaaaaaataacgatgaagaaaaattcgcacgtatttatttttataatatatgtaatattttattgtaagaGTGTTGTAGAAGGTAGAGTTGATTCTACGAATAATGGGGATGACGTATCAAACAGAAtcaatagcaataataagGATGCTAATAATGGTGGTGATATGTCTCTGAACAATGATGGTAACaacaatgataataataataatgataataataatagtgatAACTCAGAAAACAATGtcagaaaaaatgtaaacacaACTGGTAATAACAAGGACCAAAATGCTAATTCTGACCATTCAAAGAACACAAAGAACGTAGTTGAATTAGGAAATAAacataatgatgataatgaagaaaatattaccaaaaaaaaagaagaagcaTTGAAAAAggttattaaaattgttgaTGAATTGGAAAGTGTTCAATTATTACTAGATGGTGATTATAGTGTTTTAgataagtataatataaaattatttgatgAAGAAGACGGagaaacaaacaaaaaaaaagtcattGGAGAATATGACCTTAAGATGTTAAAGaagattttattatttagagaaaaaatatcaagaacttgtgaaaataattataaaaatgcagAAGAAATACTTAAGAACTGTTTTAATAAAGATGACCCCCAATTAAAGAAATCATATGATAAGattaaaaaaggattaaccaaaaaaattttggGTATGGAAGATTTTTTACTAGaattattagaaaatttgtttaataagattaatgataattttataaatagtgATTCATTTGACTTAAATGATTACATATCTGATTTTGAACTtatcaattatatattaaaaaatgagcCTTCCGAGTTTTACTATGATATAACACATGTAATAGAAgcattaaatttaaaattagaatCCAGTGCACTTGAAAAAGTTGTTAACTCTGTTCACTCAGGAATGAATAtcaataacaaaattaaggATGATTTAgttaatattcttaaaaaatcgtcagcaaaattttttaaaataggtattgataaaaaagcaaaaatgttaatacCAGTACAGGCACAACACAAAGGAACATCCGTAAAACAATTTGCACTTCAGTTcttagataaaaataaagtttgtgaacataaaaaatgcCCTTTGAATTCAAATTGTTACGTAATAAATGGTGAAGAAACTTGTAGATGCCTTCCAGGATATAGTGATGTTAAACTAGATAATGAAATGAACTGTGTAAGAGATGATACTATGgattgtaataataacaatggtGGATGTGATATTAATGCAACATGTTCATTTTTAgacaaaaaaattgtatgcGAATGTAAAGAAAACTTCGAAGGAGATGGAATATACTGTTCAAACACCGTTTTTAATTCAATCAACaactttattttctttatattagttatcatgtatatatacttattttagTTAAGTGGTTTTTTTTTCGAAGTACTGTGTAGTTTTATACATTCGCTGTGTTTAtgattaaatatgtatgtacaattgtgcacatacatatatatatatatatatatgtatatttttttttttttccgcaaattctgtttatttttttaaagagtCTAGCAAAACATTAGTTATCTTATATTCCCTTTCATTTTATACggttattcatatatttttttaaatgttaatgTTACTGTAATAACAGAATGCGTATGGGGTTTATGAAGCATGTTTTTCGTTTTTGTAGCACATTGCTGATTAATAGTTACcgttataatttatatttttcccgGACGCTTcattaatttgtattttgtAAACGTGTTTAATACCTTTAACAAAGTTATTATTGACTTTTACTaataaagatttttttttatttttaaactcCTTTACCCCCccctttttcttattttaaaaccTCATTGATACAACCATTACAGCCCATTTAGATATAAGAcctttaattaaaaattggattttttatctttaaccgatgttaaatatattcctAGCAACATATAGTATGTTTTTTTAGCTCTCGATTACTTTGTTTCGTGGGATATTTTTGTATCTTTTTAGTGCTATGTTTTAATAGTCATCATACTTAGTCGTGTTTATAAAagtattcattttttgaCATTGTATTTTtagctattttttatttttttatatttcttctaTTAATACGCCATTTAAATGTTCCTattttataatgaatataaaaaatatgctaaTCATTTTTCACATTTCAGTTAAAACTAGTGAAGTAAAAGTTTAGAGGACAAATGAAgttcatttttatctttcatgggtataaagaaaaagtaaaaaaagtgCAAATAAAGTGGCCCAGCAGTGTATATCTTTAAGTGCGAATTAAAAATCAGGTACTTGTATACAGGTTTACTTACCCCATTATTCGCATGTgcaattttaaatatatctcttaatacacatgtacacatttaaatgaacatgtgcatatttatatagacAATATGTTTGTTGGTGAGCACAAATGATAAAGAatggtttttt includes:
- a CDS encoding hypothetical protein (conserved Plasmodium protein); this translates as MNHKIDIFLYICKMENKLKVEKDLIKKLIPTQKKFSKNMVVKYVLYNYKTKKSLIKKNWNINYILNKTKKKRKNKEAAHDKNISDKLDGEKKEVTHEHNFTDSHGNPMNNLLIEKSSGVNNNSSSYKKLLNKIIRNVKNGRNTTIVNTGVDTQKGEKNVFLYGHLFKKYLGNGNKKRGGNVEMSKCGETEEHINKQNIEELEEVKKNKISEENLKGDCAVKKSKNSYEKSKMFEDYLKKKRGLILDIYDYVVILNNENTKISISSWAYKNSKIIDMIKVKSFKETNRKSNRSNKTTPFCHRCFIKKYFDSTNFNYPKCCKNLPAKKVVKNGEHLRECLKRIIRKCVEIIKRGRGKTLNVCFIFKYKITINNQHTSIHLINFPLCNIEKNKIFYNSNNEKTLLFLFNKKIINSVKNINDYSNFIFPFNNSQECQRALNLKKKIIYFVSHRKCLFEKEEKVGTNETLIDIQQKEDSILNDYYTTKEMNNNREKTFTKYNKKEIIFHMHLFEILIRLIFKNSKTYFTFFISEQTYDFEFYKNIYYLNLSKVVNVKIKLKKDMKRRMIKKVKKKANKKVKKKMKKEKNNKTTEKRNILCSNDGGSLFNTLLKENDDCKNIINEKDKKIFNLQNEVQEKNKIVSNLEMEITKYKSEHFEKIKIIESLKNKISKKEATIYDNSIDDQVMKNSNYVKKLYNENNLLKEKMKRLNSSIKKDKIYSNTIGTLPNTKESSKAIIPSTTENAKEKDQNDKLSFFLKAFLDTEQKLYTADVVINTQKEIIARIKKEKNNYFEEVERRKTVFKKEMERSLDFIYSICEDIKTKKEKICLTNRINKLHDSINVG
- a CDS encoding merozoite surface protein 8, giving the protein MKKNSHVFIFIIYVIFYCKSVVEGRVDSTNNGDDVSNRINSNNKDANNGGDMSLNNDGNNNDNNNNDNNNSDNSENNVRKNVNTTGNNKDQNANSDHSKNTKNVVELGNKHNDDNEENITKKKEEALKKVIKIVDELESVQLLLDGDYSVLDKYNIKLFDEEDGETNKKKVIGEYDLKMLKKILLFREKISRTCENNYKNAEEILKNCFNKDDPQLKKSYDKIKKGLTKKILGMEDFLLELLENLFNKINDNFINSDSFDLNDYISDFELINYILKNEPSEFYYDITHVIEALNLKLESSALEKVVNSVHSGMNINNKIKDDLVNILKKSSAKFFKIGIDKKAKMLIPVQAQHKGTSVKQFALQFLDKNKVCEHKKCPLNSNCYVINGEETCRCLPGYSDVKLDNEMNCVRDDTMDCNNNNGGCDINATCSFLDKKIVCECKENFEGDGIYCSNTVFNSINNFIFFILVIMYIYLF